One window of Drosophila busckii strain San Diego stock center, stock number 13000-0081.31 chromosome 3L, ASM1175060v1, whole genome shotgun sequence genomic DNA carries:
- the LOC108598708 gene encoding uncharacterized protein LOC108598708: MNLLLTSARAHTAALALLQFVLVALTLMPTLIYGHAHHGAGKKTAMQFANGAHLVMETGSGDVLVRAARGALPDEPAVEAVAGTTPTTGGVAAGNKRVKNNNRKNKSQNQMQHAAGGSGVGGSGRKPGYKKPAANIPDEQVQQSHHTNAKQQRQIIKHHHQQQQQEHHRAGKRSGPKSKSAANASTCRYAKGAWTECDAKTNIRTRTLTLKKGEPNCQPTRTMQKMCKKACRYEKGLWSECNGGQMNREDKLKASDDGSQQNCNAVRTSTKKCKPGGGRAKKERKHKEKGPGPTRRTSPAA; encoded by the exons ATGAATCTCTTATTAACATCAGCACGCGCGCACACAGCCGCATTGGCGCTGCTCCAATTCGTGCTGGTCGCATTGACGCTGATGCCAACATTGATTTATGGCCATGCACATCATGGCGCTGGTAAAAAGACTGCCATGCAGTTTGCCAATGGTGCTCACTTGGTTATGGAGACAGGATCCGGCGATGTGCTGGTTCGCGCTGCACGCGGTGCTCTGCCAGACGAGCCGGCAGTTGAAGCTGTTGCAGGTACAACGCCCACAACTGGTGGCGTCGCTGCCGGAAATAAGCGTGTGAAAAACAATAATAGGAAAAATAAATcgcaaaatcaaatgcagcaTGCTGCTGGCGGCAGTGGAGTCGGTGGATCTGGTCGCAAGCCCGGATATAAGAAGCCTGCAGCTAATATTCCTGATGAGCAGGTGCAGCAAAGCCATCACACCAAcgccaagcagcagcgacaaataatcaagcatcatcatcagcagcagcaacaagagcatcATCGCGCTGGCAAAAGGTCGGGACCCAAATCAAAATCAGCCGCTAATG CATCGACCTGTCGGTACGCGAAGGGCGCCTGGACGGAGTGTGATGCCAAGACCAACATACGGACGCGCACTTTAACCCTAAAGAAAGGCGAGCCCAACTGTCAGCCCACGCGGACCATGCAGAAGATGTGCAAGAAAG CTTGTCGTTATGAAAAAGGTTTGTGGTCAGAATGCAACGGTGGACAAATGAATCGTGAGGACAAATTGAAAGCATCGGATGACGGAAGTCAACAGAACTGCAACGCCGTTCGCACCTCCACCAAGAAGTGCAAGCCTGGCGGTGGCCGTGCCAAAAAGGAACGCAAGCATAAAGAGAAAG GTCCTGGTCCCACCCGCCGTACATCGCCAGCGGCTTAA
- the LOC108598526 gene encoding pleiotrophin isoform X1, which translates to MRSNCYGITVAIYLTWSALVCSLVAGTTEGQETPLALPIAEQTQPTTAIQGEVWEEDDHEVLIRNERGTKSDGLSCRYGKNPWTECDTKTNTRSRTLTLKKGDPACDQTRTIQKKCKKACRYEKGAWSECETGKMTRADKLKATSDPSCEATRVINKNCKPGKSKDKSAKEQRKNKDKAARKGRV; encoded by the exons ATGAGAAGTAACTGCTACGGAATTACGGTGGCCATATATTTGACATGGTCGGCTCTAGTGTGCAGCTTAGTTGCTGGCACCACAGAAGGCCAGGAGACTCCACTTGCTCTACCCATTGCTGAGCAGACACAACCTACAACAGCCATACAGGGCGAGGTATGGGAGGAAGACGATCACGAGGTATTAATTCGCAATGAACGTGGCACAAAGAGTGATG GACTCTCGTGCCGTTATGGTAAAAATCCCTGGACTGAGTGCGATACTAAAACCAACACGCGTTCCAGAACTTTGACATTGAAGAAAGGAGACCCAGCTTGTGATCAGACTCGGACTAttcaaaagaaatgcaaaaaag CCTGCCGATATGAGAAGGGGGCATGGTCTGAGTGTGAGACTGGCAAAATGACTAGAGCtgataaattgaaagcaactaGCGATCCTTCGTGTGAGGCAACACGTGTAATTAATAAGAACTGCAAGCCTGGCAAATCCAAGGATAAGAGCGCTAAGGAACAACGCAAGAATAAGGATAAAG CTGCTCGCAAAGGACGCGTCTAA
- the LOC108598526 gene encoding uncharacterized protein LOC108598526 isoform X2 — protein MRSNCYGITVAIYLTWSALVCSLVAGTTEGQETPLALPIAEQTQPTTAIQGEVWEEDDHEVLIRNERGTKSDGLSCRYGKNPWTECDTKTNTRSRTLTLKKGDPACDQTRTIQKKCKKSLPI, from the exons ATGAGAAGTAACTGCTACGGAATTACGGTGGCCATATATTTGACATGGTCGGCTCTAGTGTGCAGCTTAGTTGCTGGCACCACAGAAGGCCAGGAGACTCCACTTGCTCTACCCATTGCTGAGCAGACACAACCTACAACAGCCATACAGGGCGAGGTATGGGAGGAAGACGATCACGAGGTATTAATTCGCAATGAACGTGGCACAAAGAGTGATG GACTCTCGTGCCGTTATGGTAAAAATCCCTGGACTGAGTGCGATACTAAAACCAACACGCGTTCCAGAACTTTGACATTGAAGAAAGGAGACCCAGCTTGTGATCAGACTCGGACTAttcaaaagaaatgcaaaaaa AGCCTGCCGATATGA